The Breoghania sp. genome has a segment encoding these proteins:
- a CDS encoding lipoprotein gives MSAVRSARLAVLVAAVVALTVSGCGRRGPLEAPSAERKPEATGLSVIVPGPSGKQTSATKTPDRPFILDPLI, from the coding sequence GTGAGCGCCGTCCGTTCCGCCCGTCTGGCCGTTCTTGTTGCCGCTGTCGTCGCCCTAACCGTCAGCGGTTGCGGGCGTCGTGGACCGCTTGAGGCGCCGTCGGCGGAACGAAAACCGGAAGCAACCGGGCTGAGCGTCATCGTTCCCGGCCCCTCCGGCAAACAGACGTCTGCGACCAAGACGCCTGACCGGCCTTTCATTCTCGATCCGCTTATCTGA
- the argH gene encoding argininosuccinate lyase has product MSNRMWGGRFAEGPDAIMEEINASIGYDRKLYQQDIAGSKAHVAMLAAQGIVAAEDAEAISNGLDTILSEIEAGTFIFSRALEDIHMNVEARLADLIGDAAGRLHTARSRNDQVATDFRLWVRDTMDTLDDQLAGLQRVLAEKAETHASAVMPGFTHLQSAQPVTFGHHMLAYVEMIARDRGRFSDARKRMNECPLGSAALAGTSFPIDRHATAAALGFDRPTANSLDAVADRDFVLEALGASAIAAMHLSRLAEEIVVWCSAQFGFVKLSDKFTTGSSIMPQKRNPDAAELVRAKTGRITGALVGLLTVMKGLPLAYSKDMQEDKEQAFDALSNLSLAIAAMTGMVSDMEPDVRRLKKAAGSGYSTATDLADWLVRVLGVPFRRAHHITGSIVGIASAQGIELHKVSLAEMQSVEAGITEDVYSVLSVDKSVRSRTSYGGTSPVNVRKQARRWLKQLEKNAAKG; this is encoded by the coding sequence ATGAGCAATCGCATGTGGGGCGGCCGGTTTGCCGAAGGCCCGGACGCAATCATGGAAGAAATTAACGCTTCCATCGGCTATGACCGCAAGCTCTATCAGCAGGACATTGCCGGGTCCAAGGCCCATGTCGCCATGCTGGCGGCCCAGGGTATCGTTGCGGCAGAAGATGCCGAGGCGATTTCCAACGGTCTAGACACGATCTTGTCAGAAATTGAGGCAGGCACGTTCATATTCTCACGCGCATTGGAAGACATTCATATGAATGTCGAGGCGCGGCTGGCCGACCTGATCGGCGATGCGGCGGGCAGGCTTCATACGGCGCGTTCGCGAAACGACCAGGTGGCGACCGACTTCCGCCTCTGGGTGCGCGACACGATGGACACGCTTGACGATCAGCTTGCTGGACTCCAGCGCGTGCTGGCGGAAAAGGCGGAAACGCACGCAAGCGCGGTCATGCCGGGCTTCACGCATCTACAGTCGGCCCAGCCGGTCACCTTCGGCCATCACATGCTGGCCTATGTGGAGATGATCGCGCGCGACCGAGGGCGTTTCAGCGATGCGCGCAAGCGCATGAACGAGTGCCCGCTGGGCTCTGCCGCCCTTGCCGGTACCTCCTTCCCGATCGACCGTCACGCAACGGCGGCAGCCCTCGGCTTCGACCGCCCCACCGCCAATTCGCTCGACGCGGTTGCGGATCGCGATTTCGTTCTCGAAGCGCTCGGCGCGTCTGCAATCGCGGCGATGCACCTGTCGCGGCTGGCGGAAGAGATCGTGGTGTGGTGCTCGGCGCAGTTCGGCTTCGTGAAGCTCTCCGACAAGTTCACGACCGGTTCCTCGATCATGCCGCAGAAGCGCAACCCGGATGCAGCCGAACTGGTGCGCGCCAAGACGGGCCGCATCACCGGCGCTCTGGTTGGTCTTCTGACGGTGATGAAGGGGCTGCCGCTCGCCTATTCCAAGGACATGCAGGAAGACAAGGAACAGGCCTTCGACGCGCTGTCCAACCTGTCTTTGGCCATCGCCGCCATGACGGGCATGGTGTCGGACATGGAACCGGATGTGCGCCGCCTGAAAAAGGCGGCCGGTTCGGGCTATTCCACGGCAACCGATCTGGCCGACTGGCTCGTCCGTGTTCTGGGGGTGCCGTTTCGGCGCGCGCATCACATCACCGGCTCCATCGTGGGGATCGCGTCGGCGCAGGGCATTGAGTTGCACAAGGTCTCGCTTGCCGAGATGCAGAGCGTGGAAGCGGGGATCACCGAGGACGTCTATTCGGTGTTGTCGGTCGACAAGTCCGTGCGTAGCCGCACCAGCTATGGCGGCACCTCGCCGGTCAATGTGCGCAAACAGGCCCGGCGCTGGCTCAAGCAGCTGGAAAAGAACGCCGCGAAGGGCTGA
- a CDS encoding TolC family protein: MTVGVIARMFGVATAVFLVSACAAIQPSGIDEQSLLDQARADRVSAREGVEPIEGKLSLDEAMARALKYNLDRRVKMMEEALAFKELDVSKADMLPRLVAQAGYDWRNNDKISQSRNSQTGALSTSRFISQEREHETASLALSWNILDLGVGYYSAKQQADRVLIASERRRKAMHLLMQDVRTAYWRAYSAQRLRARVRATTREAEAALTDARRAEQEKLRNPLDSLRYQRQVLENLRLLESIDQELSTAQIELASLINAPLNQKLVLIAPRATTNRKVLRIPVEVMEETALVANADLRQEHYNARIARVETRKVLLKLFPNLIFKYGGNHDTDVYLLNNNWLDASAQLSYNLFNLLTAPTRMKLAKAGVSLADQRRVAMQMAVMAQVHLARQNYANALRQFARADAIWETDRRIAEHMKNREAVEAQSKLDSVANQTTAILSLLRRYQALALAQAAEAKLQATLGVDPPIGSVDELSLAELSREIAASGGVRTEAASASRARIPERKAAKL; encoded by the coding sequence ATGACGGTTGGCGTGATTGCTCGGATGTTTGGGGTCGCTACGGCCGTTTTTCTCGTTTCCGCCTGTGCGGCAATACAGCCGTCCGGCATCGATGAACAAAGCCTTCTGGACCAGGCGCGCGCGGATCGCGTCAGCGCTCGCGAAGGCGTCGAGCCGATCGAAGGCAAGCTGTCGCTCGACGAAGCGATGGCGCGCGCCCTCAAGTACAATCTCGACCGCCGCGTCAAGATGATGGAAGAGGCGCTCGCCTTCAAGGAACTGGACGTCTCGAAGGCCGACATGCTGCCGCGGCTGGTGGCGCAGGCCGGTTATGACTGGCGGAACAACGACAAGATCAGCCAGAGTCGCAACTCGCAAACTGGCGCATTGTCGACGTCGCGCTTCATTTCCCAGGAGCGCGAGCACGAAACGGCCTCGCTGGCGCTTAGCTGGAACATTCTCGACCTTGGCGTCGGGTACTACAGCGCCAAGCAGCAGGCCGATCGCGTCCTGATCGCGAGCGAAAGGCGGCGCAAGGCCATGCACCTGCTGATGCAGGATGTGCGGACCGCCTACTGGCGCGCCTACAGCGCGCAACGGCTGCGCGCAAGGGTGCGCGCCACGACGCGCGAGGCCGAAGCCGCACTGACCGACGCGCGACGCGCGGAACAGGAAAAGCTGCGCAACCCCCTCGATTCATTGCGCTATCAGCGCCAGGTGCTGGAAAACCTGCGCCTGCTGGAATCGATCGACCAGGAACTCTCGACCGCCCAGATTGAGCTGGCCTCCCTGATCAATGCGCCGCTCAACCAGAAACTGGTGCTGATCGCGCCCAGGGCGACGACCAACCGCAAGGTGTTGAGGATCCCGGTGGAGGTCATGGAGGAGACGGCGCTGGTTGCCAACGCGGACCTGCGCCAGGAACACTACAACGCGCGCATTGCCCGGGTGGAGACCCGCAAGGTGCTGCTGAAGCTGTTCCCCAACCTGATCTTCAAATATGGCGGCAACCACGACACCGACGTCTACCTGCTCAACAACAACTGGCTCGATGCGAGCGCGCAGCTTTCGTACAACCTGTTCAACCTGTTGACCGCGCCGACACGGATGAAGCTTGCGAAGGCGGGCGTCTCGCTGGCGGACCAGCGGCGCGTCGCCATGCAGATGGCGGTGATGGCGCAGGTTCACCTCGCACGGCAGAACTATGCCAATGCCCTGCGCCAGTTCGCGCGCGCCGACGCGATCTGGGAAACCGATCGTCGCATCGCCGAGCACATGAAGAACCGCGAGGCGGTGGAGGCCCAGAGCAAGCTCGACAGCGTCGCCAACCAGACCACGGCTATCCTCAGCCTGCTGCGTCGCTACCAGGCGTTGGCGCTGGCGCAGGCAGCTGAAGCCAAGCTTCAGGCCACCCTCGGCGTCGATCCCCCGATCGGCAGCGTCGACGAGCTCTCCCTTGCCGAGCTCTCCCGCGAAATAGCAGCCAGCGGCGGCGTCCGGACGGAGGCGGCGTCGGCATCGCGCGCAAGGATCCCGGAGAGAAAGGCCGCCAAGCTATGA
- a CDS encoding TIGR02302 family protein: MAEQRDPFARDQARADQAPVSGAAFERKLSRSLALARAALFWERLWPIAYRVLMVAGVFLALSWMGFWLILPSVLRWVGVLGFIGALGWASYPARGLRWPSRAHGLARIEATGRYRHHPLIALEDNLATGTEDPVARALWEAHRVRALRAMASLRAGWPHPQAFRTDPWGLRVVVAMLLVVGFGASMGDRGTRTLSAFVGADETPAAFGRIDAWVTPPAYTRRPPIFLTGEVGPQRDPNAVVTVPEGSVVVVRAQGESRDLSVIAAMGEEREEISPETPRDLNAASDAPLEHRVTLRGNGTVEARRGGSLVDSWRFAVEPDENPVIRFLSEPEPQVSGTLKLDYEVSDDFGVMSARADITPVENGATGQASPGQPRPLYEAPAFPLALPGRRAHDGKGETFKDLTAHPWAGSKVALTLVAKDQAGQEGRSETKVITLPERPFSKPLARAVVEQRRNLALDANQQPQVADAMDMLMLAPDTFMEDPKTFLGMKFVYSRLLEASDDEALRAVADLMWELAGTIEDGDLSAAERELRAAQNKLREALENGASDDEIAKLTQELREALQRYMQALAEQMKNNPQAMQPMDPNSQMLRSQDLEEMLRQIEELAKSGAKDAARDLLAQMQRMLENLQTGRMQQMPQGQQSQEMMKMLNELADMIRRQQELMDQTHRQGQDQRGQQGEDGSNGERMTKEQLAEALKQLREGQGDLEKRLQELMDQMAENGMKQPGELGEAGRSMGRAGKALGQGDTGSAVGEQGNALEALRRGAQQLGEQMMGPGGPGGMARPNMRNGEDPLGRPRRTDGFDDGNRVPVPGDIDIQRARRILEELRRRYSDPGRPQLELDYLERLLRRE; the protein is encoded by the coding sequence TTGGCTGAGCAACGCGATCCTTTCGCCCGTGATCAGGCGCGCGCCGATCAGGCTCCCGTGTCAGGGGCTGCGTTCGAACGCAAGCTGAGCCGGTCCCTTGCGCTTGCCCGAGCCGCCCTTTTCTGGGAGCGGCTATGGCCGATTGCCTATCGGGTCCTGATGGTGGCGGGCGTGTTTCTCGCCCTGTCCTGGATGGGCTTTTGGTTGATCCTGCCGAGTGTTCTGCGCTGGGTCGGGGTGCTGGGCTTCATCGGCGCGCTCGGCTGGGCCTCCTATCCGGCGCGCGGCTTGCGCTGGCCAAGCCGGGCTCACGGGCTTGCCCGCATCGAGGCCACGGGCCGGTATCGTCACCATCCGCTTATCGCACTGGAAGACAACCTTGCCACCGGCACGGAAGATCCCGTCGCCAGAGCTCTCTGGGAGGCACACCGCGTCCGTGCCCTGAGGGCTATGGCCTCCCTTCGTGCCGGATGGCCGCATCCGCAGGCGTTTCGAACCGATCCCTGGGGCTTGCGCGTGGTGGTCGCGATGCTGCTTGTGGTGGGGTTCGGTGCCTCTATGGGGGATCGGGGGACGCGGACCCTGTCCGCCTTTGTCGGCGCGGATGAAACGCCGGCAGCCTTCGGGCGCATCGACGCCTGGGTGACGCCACCCGCCTATACACGCCGCCCGCCGATCTTCCTGACCGGCGAGGTCGGGCCGCAGCGCGATCCGAACGCGGTCGTGACCGTGCCGGAAGGCAGTGTGGTGGTTGTGCGCGCCCAGGGCGAAAGCCGGGATCTCTCCGTCATTGCGGCAATGGGCGAGGAGCGTGAGGAGATTTCGCCGGAGACCCCGCGCGATCTCAATGCAGCGTCCGATGCGCCGCTCGAACATCGCGTCACCTTGCGCGGCAATGGCACGGTTGAAGCGCGTCGCGGTGGCTCGCTTGTCGACAGCTGGCGCTTTGCGGTCGAGCCGGATGAAAACCCGGTGATCCGGTTCCTGAGCGAGCCGGAACCCCAAGTGAGCGGTACGCTGAAGCTCGATTACGAGGTTTCGGACGATTTCGGCGTGATGTCGGCACGGGCTGACATCACACCGGTGGAGAATGGCGCCACGGGGCAGGCCTCCCCAGGGCAGCCGCGGCCGCTCTACGAGGCCCCGGCCTTTCCGTTGGCGCTGCCGGGCCGTCGGGCGCATGACGGCAAGGGGGAGACCTTCAAGGATCTGACCGCCCACCCCTGGGCGGGATCGAAGGTGGCGTTGACGCTGGTTGCAAAAGACCAGGCCGGACAGGAGGGGCGCAGCGAGACCAAGGTCATCACCCTGCCGGAGCGGCCCTTTTCCAAGCCTCTGGCGCGGGCCGTCGTCGAACAGCGCCGCAATCTGGCACTTGATGCCAACCAGCAGCCGCAGGTCGCGGATGCGATGGACATGCTCATGCTGGCTCCGGATACCTTCATGGAGGATCCCAAGACGTTTCTCGGCATGAAATTCGTCTATTCCCGTCTGCTGGAGGCATCGGATGATGAGGCTCTGCGCGCTGTCGCCGACCTGATGTGGGAGCTTGCGGGAACGATCGAGGATGGGGATCTTTCGGCCGCCGAACGCGAGTTGCGCGCTGCGCAGAACAAGCTGCGCGAAGCTCTGGAAAACGGAGCTTCCGACGACGAGATCGCGAAGCTCACCCAGGAGCTGCGCGAGGCCCTGCAGCGCTACATGCAGGCGCTGGCGGAGCAGATGAAGAACAATCCGCAGGCCATGCAGCCCATGGATCCCAATTCCCAGATGCTGCGCAGTCAGGATCTGGAGGAGATGCTGCGTCAGATCGAGGAACTGGCAAAGAGCGGCGCCAAGGATGCCGCGCGCGATCTGCTCGCCCAGATGCAGCGGATGCTGGAAAATCTCCAGACCGGTCGCATGCAGCAGATGCCTCAGGGCCAGCAGAGCCAGGAAATGATGAAGATGCTCAACGAGCTGGCGGACATGATCCGGCGCCAGCAGGAGCTGATGGACCAGACGCATCGCCAGGGGCAGGACCAGCGCGGTCAGCAGGGCGAAGACGGCAGCAATGGGGAGCGGATGACCAAGGAGCAGCTCGCCGAGGCGCTGAAGCAGCTTCGCGAGGGGCAGGGAGATCTGGAAAAGCGGCTGCAGGAGCTGATGGACCAGATGGCGGAAAACGGCATGAAGCAGCCGGGTGAGCTGGGCGAGGCGGGCCGCAGCATGGGCCGGGCCGGAAAGGCCCTTGGGCAAGGCGATACGGGCAGTGCGGTCGGCGAGCAGGGCAATGCGCTGGAAGCCCTGCGGCGCGGCGCGCAACAGCTGGGCGAACAGATGATGGGCCCCGGCGGGCCTGGCGGCATGGCCCGGCCGAACATGCGCAATGGCGAAGATCCGCTCGGACGTCCGCGGCGCACCGATGGTTTCGATGATGGAAACCGTGTGCCGGTGCCGGGCGATATCGACATCCAGAGAGCGCGGCGCATTCTGGAAGAACTGCGCCGTCGCTATTCGGATCCCGGCCGCCCGCAGCTTGAGCTGGATTACCTTGAGCGGCTCCTGCGGCGCGAATAG
- a CDS encoding DUF167 family protein, with amino-acid sequence MTQDVPWRAADGGVRIALRLTPKASRDQLDGLNVLSDGRVVLAARVRAVPDKGAANKALEKLISKTLKVPSRDVSVEAGHTARLKTLFVQGDEKDLIQGLEALALPRSG; translated from the coding sequence GTGACGCAGGATGTTCCCTGGCGCGCGGCCGATGGCGGTGTGCGGATTGCCCTGCGTCTGACGCCCAAGGCGTCCCGCGATCAGCTCGACGGCCTGAACGTCTTGTCCGATGGTCGCGTCGTGCTTGCGGCGCGGGTCCGTGCGGTGCCCGACAAGGGCGCCGCCAACAAGGCGCTTGAAAAACTGATCTCAAAGACCCTGAAAGTGCCGTCCCGCGACGTCTCGGTCGAGGCGGGCCATACGGCCCGTCTGAAGACCCTTTTCGTCCAGGGGGATGAAAAGGACCTGATTCAGGGGCTGGAAGCCCTCGCATTGCCGCGCTCGGGCTGA
- a CDS encoding TlpA disulfide reductase family protein: protein MPDGNSGNGKSCAVSLKSAQAAKPLATGEVAAFLPTTKPLDASELVFNTADGTAKTLNDFAGKTVLLNLWATWCAPCRKEMPALDRLQGAMGGDDFQVVAVNVDVRPGDRPKKFLDEIGVEHLTRYGDDKLGLFVALRSLGRATGLPATMLVGPDGCEIGTMYGPAEWDSDDAQAMLKAAMTAQN from the coding sequence ATGCCTGATGGCAACTCAGGCAATGGCAAGTCATGTGCGGTTTCCTTGAAAAGCGCGCAAGCCGCCAAACCGCTCGCCACCGGAGAGGTGGCCGCATTCCTGCCCACAACCAAACCGCTGGATGCCTCCGAGCTCGTCTTCAACACGGCAGACGGCACCGCGAAGACGCTGAACGATTTTGCCGGAAAGACGGTTCTGCTGAACCTCTGGGCAACCTGGTGCGCGCCGTGCCGGAAGGAAATGCCCGCGCTGGACCGCTTGCAGGGTGCCATGGGCGGCGACGATTTCCAGGTGGTGGCGGTGAATGTGGACGTGCGCCCCGGCGACCGGCCGAAGAAGTTCCTCGACGAAATCGGGGTGGAGCATCTCACCCGCTATGGCGATGACAAGCTCGGCCTCTTCGTCGCCCTTCGCTCCCTGGGCCGCGCCACCGGCCTGCCCGCCACGATGCTGGTGGGGCCGGATGGCTGCGAAATCGGCACGATGTATGGTCCGGCGGAATGGGATTCCGACGACGCGCAAGCCATGCTGAAGGCCGCCATGACGGCGCAGAACTGA
- the folD gene encoding bifunctional methylenetetrahydrofolate dehydrogenase/methenyltetrahydrofolate cyclohydrolase FolD: MSATLIDGKARAAALRETVAVAVARLKDDAGVEPGLAVVLVGEDPASKVYVSNKIRLTRECGMRSIEHILPEATSQADLIALVERLNADPGIDGILVQMPLPAHIDSDAVVLAIDPAKDVDGLHPVNAGRIVLGKPGLVPCTPQGCVILAKEALAEKNGGDLSGLNALVVGRSILVGKPVALLLQNENCTVTMAHSRTRDLETVCRQADILVAAVGRAQMIKGDWIKPGACVIDVGINRIAAPERGEGKTRLVGDVDFETAVEVAGQITPVPGGVGPMTIACLLANTVRAACRRRGLAEPDLG, translated from the coding sequence ATGAGCGCCACCCTTATCGACGGTAAGGCCCGTGCGGCCGCCTTGCGTGAAACGGTTGCTGTTGCGGTCGCCCGGTTAAAGGACGATGCGGGCGTTGAACCCGGCCTTGCGGTCGTGCTCGTGGGAGAGGACCCGGCTTCCAAGGTCTATGTCTCCAACAAGATCCGGCTGACCCGCGAATGCGGCATGCGCTCCATCGAGCATATCCTGCCCGAAGCGACCTCGCAGGCCGATCTGATCGCGCTGGTGGAGAGGCTGAATGCCGATCCCGGTATCGACGGCATTCTGGTGCAGATGCCGTTGCCCGCACATATCGATTCCGATGCGGTCGTCCTCGCCATCGATCCGGCCAAGGATGTCGACGGTCTGCACCCGGTCAATGCCGGGCGGATCGTTCTGGGCAAGCCGGGGCTTGTGCCGTGTACGCCGCAAGGATGCGTGATCCTCGCCAAGGAAGCGCTGGCCGAGAAAAACGGCGGCGATCTCTCCGGCCTCAATGCACTGGTTGTGGGGCGCTCCATTCTGGTCGGCAAGCCGGTCGCATTGCTTCTCCAGAACGAAAACTGCACCGTCACCATGGCCCATTCTCGTACGCGCGATCTTGAAACCGTGTGCCGCCAGGCCGATATTCTGGTGGCGGCCGTCGGCCGCGCGCAGATGATCAAGGGTGACTGGATCAAGCCGGGAGCCTGCGTCATCGATGTGGGGATCAACCGGATCGCGGCGCCTGAACGCGGTGAAGGAAAGACGCGGCTCGTAGGGGACGTCGATTTCGAAACCGCTGTCGAGGTCGCGGGCCAGATCACGCCGGTTCCCGGTGGTGTGGGGCCGATGACGATTGCCTGCCTGCTCGCCAATACGGTGCGCGCAGCCTGCCGTCGTCGTGGCCTTGCGGAACCCGATCTGGGTTGA
- a CDS encoding efflux RND transporter periplasmic adaptor subunit, which produces MTPRAFLRPLLLLALAFGCGTGGAASDDAGGALPSGLQRLEIRAQLLPRRFTTLAAEIGAKISRLPIPEGGRFEAGELLVGFDCALPQAMLQKAQAELTAAQRTYEANRRLAELNSIGLIEVEQSAAAVAKFTADMRAQEVVLSKCSVTAPFGGRVAEQMVREQQYVQPGQTLLDILDDSSLELEFLVPSSWLAWLKVGQSFEVEIDETQATYPARFVRIGARVDPVSQSIKVAATIDGEFPELIAGMSGRIHVSPP; this is translated from the coding sequence ATGACGCCCCGGGCTTTCCTGCGTCCTCTTCTTCTTCTCGCGCTGGCATTTGGCTGCGGAACTGGCGGCGCCGCCTCGGACGACGCCGGCGGAGCCCTGCCCTCCGGCCTGCAGCGCCTGGAAATCCGCGCGCAGTTGCTGCCCCGCCGCTTCACCACCCTGGCGGCGGAAATCGGCGCGAAAATCAGCCGCCTGCCAATTCCTGAGGGCGGACGCTTCGAGGCTGGCGAGCTTCTCGTCGGCTTCGACTGCGCGCTGCCGCAGGCGATGCTGCAAAAGGCGCAGGCGGAACTGACGGCGGCGCAGCGCACTTACGAAGCGAACCGGCGGCTGGCCGAGCTCAATTCCATCGGCCTGATCGAGGTGGAACAGTCGGCCGCCGCCGTCGCGAAGTTCACCGCGGACATGCGGGCGCAGGAGGTCGTGCTGAGCAAGTGCTCTGTCACGGCGCCATTTGGGGGCCGTGTCGCCGAACAGATGGTGCGCGAGCAGCAATACGTTCAGCCCGGCCAGACGTTGCTCGATATTCTCGACGACAGTTCCCTCGAACTGGAATTCCTGGTGCCGTCCAGCTGGCTCGCTTGGCTGAAGGTCGGCCAGAGTTTCGAAGTCGAGATCGACGAGACGCAGGCGACCTATCCGGCCCGGTTCGTCCGCATCGGCGCGCGCGTCGATCCGGTCAGCCAATCGATAAAGGTCGCGGCGACGATCGACGGCGAGTTTCCCGAACTGATCGCCGGAATGAGCGGTCGCATCCACGTCTCCCCGCCCTGA
- the lysA gene encoding diaminopimelate decarboxylase → MHHFSYRNGVLHAEDVSVADIAREVGTPFYCYSTATLERHYKVFSGAFDGIDSLVCYAVKANSNQAVLTTLARLGAGMDVVSEGELRRALAAGVPASRIMFSGVGKTREELAFALDQDILCFNVESEPELEELSRVASGKGRTARISLRINPDVDARTHAKISTGKSENKFGIPWKRAREVYGRAAALPNIEVTGIDMHIGSQITELEPFDAAFARLGELIEALRSDGHEIEHIDLGGGLGIPYRNNNEPPPHPEAYAALVKKHVERLGCRIICEPGRLIAGNAGILVSEVVYVKHGAGKTFVIADAAMNDLVRPTLYEAWHEIGPVKEPAPDAPRMVADIVGPVCETGDYLGHDRDLPELASGDLIAVYSAGAYGAVQSSTYNSRRLVPEVMVNGDTFAVIRPRPSYEDLIALDRVPDWLKD, encoded by the coding sequence GTGCACCATTTTTCCTATCGCAACGGCGTCCTGCACGCCGAAGACGTGAGCGTGGCCGATATCGCGCGCGAAGTCGGCACCCCGTTCTATTGCTATTCCACCGCGACGCTGGAGCGTCACTACAAGGTCTTCTCCGGTGCGTTTGACGGGATCGACTCGCTCGTCTGCTATGCGGTGAAAGCCAATTCTAACCAGGCTGTCCTGACGACGCTGGCGCGCCTCGGCGCAGGCATGGACGTCGTTTCGGAAGGGGAACTGCGCCGTGCGCTTGCAGCGGGCGTTCCGGCCAGCCGGATCATGTTTTCCGGTGTTGGCAAGACGAGGGAAGAACTCGCCTTCGCGCTCGATCAGGACATCCTGTGCTTCAATGTGGAATCGGAGCCGGAGCTGGAGGAACTTTCCCGGGTCGCCAGCGGCAAGGGGCGCACGGCGCGCATTTCGCTTCGGATCAATCCGGATGTGGATGCCCGCACCCACGCCAAGATTTCCACGGGCAAGTCGGAAAACAAGTTCGGCATTCCCTGGAAGCGCGCCCGCGAGGTCTATGGCCGGGCGGCGGCGCTGCCGAATATCGAGGTGACCGGCATCGACATGCATATCGGTTCGCAGATCACCGAGCTTGAACCGTTCGATGCGGCCTTTGCGCGGCTTGGCGAACTGATCGAGGCGCTGCGCAGCGACGGCCACGAGATCGAGCATATCGATCTGGGCGGCGGTCTCGGCATTCCCTATCGCAACAACAATGAACCGCCCCCGCATCCGGAAGCCTATGCGGCGCTGGTGAAGAAGCATGTGGAGCGCCTTGGTTGCCGCATCATTTGCGAGCCGGGTCGTCTGATTGCGGGCAATGCGGGGATTCTCGTCTCCGAGGTGGTCTATGTGAAGCATGGGGCGGGCAAGACCTTCGTCATCGCCGATGCCGCGATGAACGATCTGGTGCGTCCGACGCTCTACGAGGCCTGGCACGAGATCGGGCCGGTCAAGGAACCCGCGCCCGATGCTCCGCGCATGGTGGCCGACATCGTCGGGCCCGTTTGCGAGACGGGCGACTATCTCGGGCATGACCGGGATCTTCCGGAGCTGGCCTCCGGGGATCTCATCGCGGTCTATTCGGCAGGGGCCTACGGGGCGGTGCAGTCGAGCACCTACAATTCGCGCCGTCTGGTGCCTGAGGTTATGGTCAATGGCGACACGTTCGCCGTCATCCGGCCCCGGCCCTCCTATGAGGACCTGATCGCGCTCGACCGTGTGCCGGACTGGCTGAAAGACTGA
- a CDS encoding RidA family protein: MTRHHVTSNSTFERQFGYARAVVEKDWIFVSGTTGYDYERSTLPATVETQTRKALANIARTLAEVRASLADVVRVRYYVSDRAHVRRIAPILADTFGEIQPAATMVLCEMIEPEMLIEIEVTAVRRTRAETD, translated from the coding sequence ATGACCCGTCACCACGTCACTTCCAATTCCACCTTCGAGCGCCAGTTCGGCTATGCGCGGGCCGTGGTGGAGAAAGACTGGATCTTCGTCTCCGGCACGACCGGCTACGACTATGAGAGAAGCACCCTGCCGGCCACGGTGGAGACGCAGACACGCAAGGCATTGGCCAATATCGCGCGCACCCTTGCGGAAGTGCGCGCCTCACTCGCCGATGTCGTGCGTGTGCGCTACTACGTCAGCGATCGCGCCCATGTGCGACGGATCGCACCGATCCTCGCCGATACGTTCGGGGAAATTCAACCCGCGGCCACCATGGTCCTGTGCGAGATGATTGAACCGGAAATGCTGATCGAGATCGAGGTGACCGCCGTTCGCCGGACGCGCGCGGAAACCGACTAG
- a CDS encoding YggT family protein, translating into MAVVCSIVPVILVALQLYFYVIIASAIFSWLYAFNVINPRNQVVGTIGQMLYSLTEPVYRPIRNILPAMGGLDLSPIVVILIMMLIQNLIRNLSGCYY; encoded by the coding sequence ATGGCCGTCGTCTGCTCCATCGTCCCTGTTATCCTGGTTGCGCTGCAGCTCTATTTCTACGTCATCATCGCATCCGCGATCTTCTCGTGGCTCTATGCGTTCAATGTCATCAACCCGCGCAATCAGGTCGTGGGTACGATCGGTCAGATGCTCTATTCGCTGACCGAGCCGGTCTATCGTCCGATCCGCAACATCCTGCCCGCCATGGGTGGGCTGGATCTGTCGCCGATCGTGGTGATCCTGATCATGATGCTGATTCAGAATCTGATCCGGAATCTCAGCGGCTGCTACTACTAG